From Myripristis murdjan chromosome 13, fMyrMur1.1, whole genome shotgun sequence:
GCTTTGCTTTCTGGCTCAGCTCTCTTTTCATCACAGCAGTGTGGTACAGTGAACGCAGCACCGCCCCTGCTGCTCCGATTCTCCGGCAAATCTCACGCTGCAACATTCCCTcgctcgtgaacaagaccccgagatacttaaACTCCTTCACTTGGGGCAAGAACTCATTCCTGACCTGCAGTGGGCATTCCACCGGTTTCCTGCTGAGAGGTGCTGATCTTCATCCCAGCCGCTTCACACTCAGCTGCGAACCGGTCCAGTAAGTGCTGAAGGTCACAGACTGATGATGCCATtaggaccacatcatctgcaaaaagcagcaacGCGATCCTCAGCCCACCAAACTGCAGCCCCTCTCCTCCACGACTATGCCTCGATACCCTGTCCATGAATATCACAAACAGGATTGGTGACAAAGCGCAGCCCTGGTGGAGGCCAACACCAACAGGGAACAGGTCCGACTTACTGCCGAGAATCCGGACACAGCTCTCGCTTTGGGCGTACAGGGATTGGATGACCCTGAGAAGTGCACCCGTCAACCCATACTCCCGCAGCACCTCCCACAGAATATCCCAGGGAGCCGGTCGTAcgccttctccagatccacaaaaacacatgtagaCTGGATGAGCATACTCCCAGGCCCCTTCCAGGATACCTTCATTTaacacttcctcttcctcaggtcCCTTTTCAacttcctctttcccttcaACCTCTTTTGCACCTGCTCTGACTCATTAtgcatcttcttcttctacctGTGGCCTACTTTTCTTCTGTCTGCAATCTCTGGCCCAATGTCCTTGCTTTCCACATACATAGCATCCTTCATCTCTgcttgctcctcctcttcctacaCATCTTCAACCCTTTTCTCTAAATGTCCCTCTTCCTTTGCCTTTGTGTTCTCCTTCTAGCAAAAATACCACAGCTCCTTCGTCACTGAGGAGAAAAGCCTGTCCCTTTTTCTATTTCATtaggtttgtgtttttgctgtatttttctcttttgcactACTTCATGCTTCATTGTTATAATGCTTTGtctatttgtcagtgatgcCGTTGTCTTTTTCCGTCCAAAACAGCaactgaataataaatataataaacaaaaataatacattaataattacataaataaGTTTTATAACTCTGTAACTAACTGCTGTCAGTCTTTATTTGGTCTTCTAAAACTAGGgtttctgtttacttttttcttcGATTAGTTTCTTCTAACCATTCTCTAGCCTGGGGCAGGCTATATTTATCATTTAGCTTTCATTTTCCCTGTCTgaccttttctgtctttcacaaGTTTTGAACATGTTTCTGGTGCTAGTTTGCCGTTAAATCCAAACGTTTTCCTCCAAATTTTTAGATTTTGTATGTTCTTTGGATCTTTTTGTTGCATATATTTTGCATCCCCACTGCTTTCAGGTTCTGATTTACAACAGTTACTTCccattttctaattttctattCCCCTTCAGCAGCCAACCTGTTTGTATGATGCATACGTTCCGAGCAACTAGTCCAGTCAGCAAGAAAACTGTTTCACTTGTCACCATTAGGTTTCCACAGCCAGACAATCTTGTTACCACCATTACGTTGCCAATTGTCTGTTATTCAATACTGAGACACTGCCGAATATCTACCCCTTTTTACAACAGCCAGTCAGTTTGTATGGCACATACGTCCCAAGCAACTGACCCAGTCAGTGAATGATCAGTTCACTGAGACACTGTTGAACAGGGCCGGCCCTtcctatgttggcgccctaggcgaaattactctcTTGCGCCCCTCCACCGCTAAGAtcactttttcatctagcgccatcatcatgtcacatcaggctatttgggctcgttaatgttgaattggatatttccattaatggtgcaattgttaaaatagtgttcaattatgtttggactcctctttgcagggacggtggcgtgcgttttgcaacaggtgcgtttttgcgcagacgtatgcctaacgtcggttgtaacaataacaataataataaaagtatactgttaactTACCATACATCGGCCATCGGTAGGCTacatctgtcacactgtgtccgctttgggtggagataaaaggcaggtggatcaggaggcagcagggagaggtaggctatttctccagggaggccaccggacacagtgggttacccggctgctcatatatgaatccccacagactttctatgtttttttcggcagcatctttgtgattttttgtgcactCAGCGTGACATATTTTGGGCCATTTTCGTCTTGGCATATGCTGAAAGAGTCGGGCTTTACGGTTGCCCTCGTTCACCCTGcatcccatatgaagctgcacgtcaaaccagactttacagtcaagcccccaaggtgtgtctgaacttcgtgcctgaaagtgcttcatcttctggcagtctgcctcggttatggcttggtggtgggaagatttgtcacgtccttctcggcagagtttctttaccacaccggcgaaaacattgttgctggtggtgaattcagcgtcttttaacagacaccaagcagctcctccaaccactcatccaggctcaggccacccagcaaatcaaaattcaccacaaagtctgacattttgtttacaaaagtcttgaaacaaatgtgacctaacgagtaAGCTGagtgcagagtagttggttgctaggcaacgcatttccgtttacactggcgcagggatattttgtgctgcggtctgccagagggttacactgattttacaacggcatggaacgcggctcagccaatcacatttaaggatgggaagcacctgTTTAATAAACAACggataaaacgcacacacagcataaaaaggtccaagttattttggttacagcttattcagaataataaatctatcataggctattaagtgcagcagaaatggtcccagttatttttgttactgtggcttggcttgctgacatgactgaagggatgaaggaggaggaggaggactggcgTTGCTTTGGGAGCGGGGCCGGACGGCTGAGCTCACCGGTAAACTAGAACTCGCACtcgtaacatttaaatcaagtggtGGAATGGCCGCAGGAGTTTCCTCCTGCTCAACCCGGAGTCGTTTGGTGAAAAAGCCAAGTAAACTGCTCTGTTTCGCCATAATAaactccgtctctgtctctcttttttctcttacctgtacatatttctttcttcctgagtcGGGGAGGGACCGTTTGCGTGCaaactaactcattcatttgattgggtcacatgctgatgacgcagcctgggggcgggcactcacgtatgatagaaagctgctgattgACTGAGAAGCTAGTTTCACATGAGCTCTGCTAAGGCTGGCATGGCCGGCtggatgaacattttaatcccgAAAACATATTGTTCTGATTGGGTGGGCCTGGCTCAAAATGGCGCCGCCTATGCGGTAGAACAACCGGTGCTAGCgtccctctggccgctagcggcgcacctccagcagatggcgcccttagcatttgcctatactgcctatgccacgggccggccctgCTGTTGAATACacttcactgattcttgagactTTGGCAAAaacatgtcccactaagaataGTGCCAATTCCTtacattttgttcttttaaacAATCATCTGAGGATGTTCTGCACAAATATAACACAtctttcatgtttgtttataatTGTATTAATTATTTGATTATGTATAAGGCCAGTATCCATAAAAGCATGTGTCCTCTGACAAGATGTTATCATTTGAATTTaatgtgaaacagtgaaaaaatatttaaaatgcataacAAATATATGAGATGAAAGAGTGAATTGAAAGGAGCATTTAAAACTAAAATCCATTGATTTTTAAGTATATTTACTTTAAATTTGTGCTCACCAAAAATGTGTCCCAGGTTTGTGTCTACACAGTcagatatttataaaaacacatttaaatcagATTCTCTGACAGTGTTGGCACATAGTCTGacaagacaggacaggacgggaaaattactggaaaattacCCTGTGCACTAGTTTCTGGTCAGAGAGAGGATGCTGACTCCACCCTTCAAACAAGAAAGGCTTATAACTGGAGCATATGTGACACTACCCACTCATTACCCACTTTTACAGCTGAGCTGATTCTGAGaccttcagcttcatttttgcttctttactactgcaactacaagtGACCAAAACAAGACTTCACCATGGTGTCAATGGGACGACAGATGCTGGGCTTTGCCTTGGCCGTCATCGGCTTCCTGGGGACTATCATTGTGTGTGCTCTGCCCATGTGGAAAGTCACAGCCTTCATTGGAGCCAACATTGTGACAGCCCAAGTCATCTGGGAAGGCTTGTGGATGAACTGCGTGACACAGAGTACAGGCCAGATGCAGTGCAAGATCTATGACTCTCTGCTGGCACTGCCCCAAGACCTGCAGGCTGCCCGAGCTCTGGTAGTCATCGCAATCATAGTGTCCGCCTTTGGGATTCTCCTGGGCATCGCTGGGGGCAAGTGTACCAACTTTGTGGAGGAAGAGCGCGCCAAAGCCAGGGTGGCCATCGCAGCTGgaatcatcttcatctgtgcTGGcgtcctcatcctcatccctGTCTGCTGGTCAGCCAACACCATCATCAGGGACTTCTACAATCCCATCCTCACCAACTCCCAGAGAAGGGAGCTGGGAGCTGCGCTGTACATCGGCTGGGGCACTGCAGGCCTTCTCATCTTGGGTGGCGgcctcctctgcagctcctgccCGCCCAAAGACGACGACCACCCAGTCAAGTACTCCCAGCCCAAGTCTGCAGTCGGCAGCCGAGCCTATGTTTGAGAGGCAAATTCTTCTGAAAAAGACTGTAAATTATTTTACTCTGTCCAAGGTAATCCTTCTGCATTGTGAGCCTCAGAGAGTGCCATGAATTGGTAAAAttatgtctcatttttttttgaaagtgacACAATGAGAATGGAGTCTTTTAAAACAGGATTTCTGAGTATTTCAGAAACCCATCAGTGAGGAAAGGCAGTGTGTTTTCTTAAGGAATGAGAAATACAGTGCAAAGATGTGGTGTTTACCCACGGTAAAGGGAAGAAAACCTTATAATGACATGTGATGACGACTGGGCTGAAGGAAAACCAATCCATTAGAAGCTTCTATCAAATCTAACCTTTTTCTGTGCATGAAGCCAATCTAAGCTGTGTAAAGATATTCACCGTCAGGAAGAACTATGATGgaacaaactttgcacagtTTGTGATGTGCAAACTATTTCTATATTAGCTGAGCATTTTATGAGCATCTGTATTCATTTGCAaaagattgtttttatttaccaaTGCCAGTGATTTGTAATAAAAGATTCACTTAAGTGATATTTTGTTGTCTGCCTGTTCCTTTTAACAGTTTACCTGGTGTTAAGTGTTGATGTTAATAGTGTTTATGTTAATCCTTACTATGCGTGGAATCGGTTAGGTGTTTTGTATCTaagcacatttacattttacaatttgaCACACATGACAAGAGCAAAATGTAATGAGTGCaatagtaacaacaacaacaacaacaacaacaacaaatctaATTCCTGTAGACCCTCTAAGAAATTTCTTAAATATTCCACAACATTTGATAAAACCACGTTGCAAATTCTGATCATGTCAGATAGAAAACTTCTGAACGTCTTGTCAGAGTGGTTAAAGAATGCAATGATGATCTAATCAAAAATTTTGGGGAGTGGAAACCGTATTAGGTGCATGTTGCTGATCACTTCCATAAGAAATAATGCTGAGAATAAACTGCCTTCATTCAAAGAGAAGAAAGTACAAGTGAACAGAGGACAAGGCAACACAACTACAGCTTGTTTGAGTCCTACTGTGCAAACCTTGCAAAAGCTAGTTTAACCTGTTTTACAGTGTTGAAGGGCAGTCACTGTTTTCATAAAATGCAGCATTgagcagctttgtgtgtgtgtgtgtgtgtgtgtgtgtgtgtgtgtgtgtgtgtgtgtgtgtacattatcCATATCCATACGTGGAGTGGGCGGGGCtgaaaccggaagtgggtgtggcttaaACAGGAAGCTTGTGTGATTTGGtcggaaatgggtggggcttaactggtatgttattttaagcctgaaattgatacggattgatcagaagttgctttatttattgtttattggaaaactatttaccgaacagcctcagaagcttcagatcaatgattttaaacaaattatttacagaacaagttttttttttataaacatgaATTCTTAaatgcatcaatgaatacaacacatgcagtaggcaattatgaagtactagagagaaagtatatatatatatattttttttttttcttcaaaatagccaccctttgcgctgattactgctttgcacactcttggcattctctcaatgagcttcaagaggtagtcacctgaaatggttttccaacagtcttgaaggagttcccagaggtgtttaacacttgttggcccctttgccttcactctgcggtccagctcaccccaaaccatctggattgggttcaggtccggtgactgtggaggccaggtcatctgccgcagcactccatcactctccttcttggtcaaatagcccttacacagcctggaggtgtgtttgggctcattgtcctgttgaaaaataaatgatcgtccaactaaacgcaaaccggatgggatggcatgtcgctgcaggatgctgtggtagccatgctagttcagtgtgccttcaattttgaataaaaccccaacagtgtcaccagcaaaacacccccacaccatcacacctcctcctccatgcttcacagtgggaaccaggcatgtggaatccatccgttcaccttttctgcgtctcacaaagacacggcggttggaaccaaagatctcaaatttggactcatcagaccaaagcacagatttccactggtctaatgtccattccttgtgtttcttggcccaaacaaatctcttctgcttgttgcctctccttagcagtggtttcctagcagctatttgaccatgaaggcctgattggcgcagtctcctcttaacagttgttctagagatgggtctgctgctagaactctgtgtggcatttatctggtctctgatctgagctgctgttaacttgcgatttctgaggctggtgactcggatgaacttgtcctcagaagcagaggtgactcttggtcttcctttcctgggtcggtcctcatgtgtgccagtttcgttgtagcgcttgatggtttttgcgactccacttggggacacatttaaagtttttgcaattttccagactgactaaccatcatttcttaaagtaatgatggccacacgtttttctttagttagctgattggttcttgccataatatgaattttaacagttgtccaatagggctgtcggctgtgtagtaacctgacttctgcacaacacaactgatggtcccaaccccattgataaagcaagaaattctactaattaaccctgataaggcacacctgtgaagtgaaaaccatttcaggtgactacctcttgaagctcatggagagaatgccaagagtgtgcaaagcagtaatcagagcaaagggtggctattttgaagaaactagaatataaaacatgttttcagttatttcacctttttttgttaagtacataactccacatgtgttcattcatagttttgatgccttcattgagaatctacaatgtaaatagtcatgaaaataaagaaaacgcattgaatgagaaggtgtgtccaaacttttggcctgtactgtatatatatatatatatatatatatatatatatatagtatcagactctcagtgcatgcagccaaaataaaataaaaataataaagtactttgtgtgttcagctcatgtgtgtgtgtaagtggtgtgtgtgtgtgttaagactgtgactctgcaccgcgtccgctatgagcaaagttttccaactgactttatatcaaaaaccagccggtaagagcgagcagatggtaaaaaaaaaaaaaaaaaaaaaaaaaaaccctggtcTGTCGGCAGTGAGAGATGTAATGTGAGTCTCATTCAGCCCTAACCCCTGACCTccaacccctaaccctaactctgctcaaaagcagcacgtctgttaccaaccaagtctagcagaaactctactgactgtCAGTGATCACtgaccgagggaagagcgagctgaaaaagacctgaccgctactgaagagagacgccacATGAGCTGTCATACCTGGGGCATACTTTTCCTCCATTCTGTGGGCGTGTCAGAGGTGTTATCCagtcagcatcagcctgtatttaagcctccgtgatttaaaacaatagtgctccattatggcttccaagttgCTATATcagtgtagcctatgtttaaaatcttacccatcatttgaagaggtaaaagcacacGTATGTGCTAAGTATGATGATAGATCAGACAtagattattgtttttcttcaataataaGGCAACTTTtgttcaacttaaaacttaaaacacggTGGTTTTACTccattttttattccattttataaaCAGTGGTTGGTAAGTCTACGTCTCAGTGATAGTTCAGCTCACAGGAGGTtcataaacacagcagaataGAGCAGATCCGTCACATGAGATGTTTCTCTTCTCATCCTAAAATGAGCGACAAAAGTCGGGTCAGTGTAGTCAGGAACTCCTGTTGCCACATAACCACTGACACGGGCTGGAGGTCTCCTCCTGCGTCTGATCGCCAAAgcagtggcagtgatgtcaGGGGTCTTTTGCAGTGCCCCTATTATTAATGATCCATTGAAACTAATGCCCTGCTCTCAGCAGTTTCTATTGCCACTTTGTCCTCATAAGTGAGGTTTGTTAGATACTTCACAAATTGGTGAACTAAAGGTTCAGTGCCGTTGGTCATTTGAACTCGTGAGGTTGTTGTGGCCTTCTTGACAACATTATGAACAATTATGAACTGACCTAGCGGATCCTTACCACTTTTGTATGCACCAAGTACATACACTCCAGTGTCGGATTGCTGTGGCCTTGAGCCagagcgaggggattacagtgtTTTGGTTTGCAAGATGATTCTATTCTACTAAAAAGTTTTAGTTGGGGTATAATATAGGGTCTGAGTTGGGGTATAATATAGGGTCTGCCATATAACATCTCAAACTGTGTCAATCCTTTTGCTGTTGGCGTTATTCTCATATTGAGGGTCACTAGCGGTAGACAATATATCCAGTTTCTTACAGTTTCCTCCATAGTTTTCTTTAGTTTACTTTTTAGGATGCCATTGTGTCTTTCCACTAAGCCTGTGGACTTGGGGTGATATGCACAGTGGTTCTACAGGCAGATTCTTAAATTCTGGGCTATCAGTGATatgattttgttaaaaaaaaaaatggctcccATTGTCACTGTAGATTCTCTCGGGGATGCCAAATCGTGGAATTACTTCTTTTACCAGTGCTTTTGCTACTGTTTGTGCATCTGGGGCTATCGTTGGGAATACTTCTACCCATTTGGTAAACATGTCAGTGATGACTAGACAATATTTCTTTCCTTCGCATTTGTTTAGCTCAATGAAGTCCATGCATATATGTTGGAATGGATATTGGGGCTTTGGAAATTGCCCTCTTTTGGGCCGCACGTTCCCTTGGGGGTTATGTTTTGCAAAGGCAGGGCAggccaaacaaaacatttttagaaGCCATATGCCATGAATACTTTTTGTATGACTGTTACCATACCTGGCTCCTGTTGAGACATGGCTCAGCCCATGGCTTAATATTGCAGCATATCTAAAAAGGTTACTTGGCAGTACTGACTTCCCTTCGGTTATCAGGCTGATGAATGCCAATTTTAATGAGTAGGTTTGTGCTTTgtcgctttatttatttatttatatcctatttattttattttgtttttttcttgttcgaATATTTATTCTCACAGATTTGCATAGGTATAAGGTATCGCTGCTGGGAAACCATTACTTCAACTGATTCACTGACAATTGAAAGTTGAGTGTTAAGAGTTGAATATCTAATGAATGATTGCTGGATTTGTTGTTCTTTCATTTATTGAACTGGGAGTGGTCAACTGAATTGCCTGTATGGGATAAATGAAGTTATCTgaatctcatctcatctcatcctcAACCGCTTATCCGAAGTCGAGTCGCGGAGGAAGCAGTTTCAGCAGGGGACCCCAAACTTCCCTTTCCCTAGCATCATCAACTAGATCTGACTGGGGGATACCGAGGCGCTCCCAGGCCAGTGTGGAGATATAATCTCTCCACCTGGTCCTAGGCCTGCCCCGTGGCCTCCTCCCAGCTGGACGTGCCAGGAAAAACCTTCCTTGGGAGGTGCCCTGGTGGCATCCTTACCAGATGCCTGAACCACCTCATCTGGCTCCTTTCTACGCaaaggagcagcggctctacttcGAGTCTCTCACAGATAACTGAACTCCTCACCTTATCCCTAAGAGAGAGGCCAGCCACCCTCCTGAGAAAACCCATttcggccgcttgtatccgcgacTTTGTTCTTTCGGTCGTGACCCATCGcccatgaccataggtgagggtaggaacgaaGATTAACCAGTAGATCGAGAGCtttgccttctggctcagctctcTTTTCGTCACAACAGTGCGGTACAGCGAACGTAGTACCGCCCCTGCTGCTCCGATTCTCCGGCAAATCTCACGTTCCAAtgttccctcactcgtgaacaagaccccgagatacttaaACTCCTTTACTTGGGGCAAGAACTCATTCCCGACCTGCAGTGGGCATTCCACCGGTTTCCTGctgagaaccatggcctcagatTTAGAGGTGCTGATCTTCAGGTCCAGTAAGTGCTGAAGGTCCAGTAAGTGCTGAAGGTCACAGACTGATGATGCCATtaggaccacatcatctgcaaaaagcagcgacGCGATCCTCAGCCCACTGAACTGCAGACCCTCTCTTCCACGACTACGCCTCGATATCCTgtccatgaaaatcacaaacacGATTGGTGACAAAGCGCAGCCCTGGTGGAGACCAACACCAACAGGGAACAGGTCCGACTTATTGCCAAGAATCCGGACACAGCTCTCGCTTTGGGCGTACAGTGATTGGATGGCCCTGAGAAGTGCACCCCTCAACCCATACTCCCGCAGCACCTCCCACAGAATATCCCAGGGAGCCGGTCGTAcgccttctccagatccacaaaaacacatgtagaCTGGATGAGCACACTCCCAGGCCTCTTCCAGGATACCTTCATTTAGCAACATGAGCTCCACTTTGGCTAAGTTTaacacttcctcttcctcaggtcCCTTTTCAactccctctttcccttcaACCTCTTTTGCACCTGCTCTGACTCATTAtgcatcttcttcttctacctGTGGCCTACTTTTCTTCTGTCTGCAATCTCTGGCCCAATGTCCTTGCTTTCCACATACATAGCATCCTTCATCTCTgcttgctcctcctcttcctacaCATCTTCAACCCTTGTCTCTAAATGTCCCTCTTCCTTTGCCTTTGTGTTCTCCTTCTAGCAAAAATACCACAGCTCCTTCATCACTGAGGAGAAAAGCCTGTCCCTTTTTCTATTTCGTtaggtttgtgtttttgctgtatttttctcttttgcactACTTCATGCTTTATTGTCATAATGCTTTGtctatttgtcagtgatgcCGTTGTCTTTTTCCGTCCAAAACAGCaactgaataataaatataataaacaaaaataataaattaataattacataaataaGTTTTATAACTCTGTAACTAACTGCTGTCAGTCTTTATTTGGTCTTCTAAAACTagggtttctgttttcttttttcttcgaTTAGTTTCTTCTAACCATTCTCTAGCCTGGGGCAGGCTATATTTATCATTTAGCTTTCATTTTCCCTGTCCgaccttttctgtctttcacaaGTTTTGAACATGTTTCTGGTGCTAGTTTGCCATTAAATCCAAactttttcctccatatttttagattttgtatGTTCTTTGGATCTTTTTGTTGCATATATTTTGCAT
This genomic window contains:
- the LOC115370619 gene encoding claudin-4-like; this translates as MVSMGRQMLGFALAVIGFLGTIIVCALPMWKVTAFIGANIVTAQVIWEGLWMNCVTQSTGQMQCKIYDSLLALPQDLQAARALVVIAIIVSAFGILLGIAGGKCTNFVEEERAKARVAIAAGIIFICAGVLILIPVCWSANTIIRDFYNPILTNSQRRELGAALYIGWGTAGLLILGGGLLCSSCPPKDDDHPVKYSQPKSAVGSRAYV